Part of the Methylomonas sp. AM2-LC genome, TCCTTCATTTAAAAGAGTAATTCCGGCCGCAGTCAATGAAATTTTTGGGCCGTTGCGATCGAATAATTTAATGTTCAATTGCTCTTCCAGCTTGCCGACAGCATAAGAAATAGTGGATGGCACCCGATGCAAAAAATCCGCTGCGCCTGACATGGAGCCTGTGCGGTCAATGGCATCTATAATCTGGATAGCTTCAAGTGATAACTTCATTGTGTGTGTCTAATAAGCACTTTGCAAAACACCCTTTAAACCAGTTTAACTTTCGAAAAAATCGAATATAAATGACAAAATAACTCGTTTTAAATATTCATAATTACAAGGTATTCTATATTCACTCGCTTAAAAACAGAAGATTACATTTGAAAAATTTGGAAAATGTAATTCGAAATTGTCGAAAGCATAAGTCAAATATACTGTAAAGGAGTCATACCATGATTGAAGTCCGTCCAGCACAACGCCGAGGCACAGCCCAATTTGACTGGCTGTTCTCACGGCATACATTTTCCTTTGGCCACTATTACGATCCACAGCAAATCGGTTTTTCAGATTTACGTGTGATTAACGATGATATCGTCCAGCCGGGCAAAGGTTTTGGTACCCACCCGCACCGGGATATGGAAATCTTTACTTATGTGATAGACGGTAGTCTGGAACACAAAGATTCGATGGGTACTGGTTCCGTTATTAAAGCTGGCGATGTGCAAATCATGAGTGCGGGTAAAGGCATTGCTCATAGCGAATTCAACCACTCACAGACCGAGTTAGTTCATTTTCTGCAAATTTGGCTAGTTCCTGATAAAAAAGGTGTACCGCCACGTTATCAACAAACTCATTTTAGTCAGGCAGAAAAACAAGGGCAGCTACGCTTGATTATTTCGCCTGATAATACGGACGGATCTTTGTCTGTCTATCAGGATGTGCGCGTTTATGCTGGTTGTTTCGATGGAGAGGAGCATGCGCAGTTAGCACTCGCAGAGAATCGTTATGCCTATGTCCACGTTGTACGCGGTACTTTGACCGTTGCCGGTACACTGTTGATGGAAGGCGATGGTGCGCGTATCCGCCATGAAAGACTTATTACACTTCAACAAGGCCAAAATGCTGAGGTATTGGTATTTGACTTGCGCGCCCAAGACCAATCTGAGGAGTAATACCATATGAATGAATTACTCCAGATTACTCCAAATAATGAACAAGTGTTTTTCGTGGTTCGGCATCGGCTTAAAAAAGGTAAGACCATACATCAGCAATACGAAAGCTGGTTAGGAAAAATCGTTCCCATAGCAGCAAGTTTTACAGGTCATTTAGGCGTGCAAATTGTGCGTCCGCCCGAAGGACACAATGAATACCTGATTGTCGTTAGATTCGCCAGTATTCATGATTTAGAAAACTGGCAACAATCGCAGCAACGCTCACAGTTGATTAACGAAATCGCCCCTATTCTGGATAAGGATGAGTCTCTGGATATAAAAACCGGTATTGATTACTGGTTCACCCCGCCGACAGTGGGTAAGCATCCGCGTCGCTGGAAACAATGGTTGGTGACCAGTTCGGTCATTTGGCCTTTGACAATGTATGTTCCACCAGTGATGGAGCCCTTTTTTTTAAAACTGCAGCCCTGGTTTATAAAATATCCAGAACTGGAAGAATTTGGTTTTCGCCAAGGGGTATTGGCTATGGTAATCGTTGGCTTGGTGGTGTATGCCATTATGCCTGTGTATGTTCGGCTAATTTCAAAATGGTTTTTTAAAGATTAAAAGGGTGAGTTCAACTGGTCATTGCAACACTATCTGATTTAATATTATTAACAGAGGTGAATCAATGGCACAGAAAGGTCGACCCGGTTTATCCGCAGCTCAAAAGGTTGAGTTGTGGCAAAGATGGAAATTAGGACAATCACTCAGTGAGATAGGTCGTGCCCTTGGTAAGCATGCTGGATCCGTGCATACTGTTTTATCCGCTCATGGTGGAATTATTCCTGCAACTCGCTCAAGATCGGCTAGGTCACTGAGTCTAGTTGAGCGCGAAGAAATATCGCGAGGACTGGCGGCTGGTGAATCAATGCGACAGATTGCATCAAAACTAGCAAGATCACCCTCTACTATCTGCCGTGAAATTGCCCGTAATGGTAATAAAGATCAATATCGAGCAATCGAAGCTGATTCAAAAGCATGGGATCAAGCACAGCGACCTAAGCCCTGTCGACTGGCTACACATTCTCAACTACAAATCATGGTGGCAACTAAACTCGGTTTCGATTGGTCTCCTGAGCAAATTGCTGGCTGGCTTAAACATGAATATCCAAACGATATCAATATGCATGTCTCACATGAAACAATCTATAAAAGCCTGTATATTCAAGCACGCGGCGTTTTGAAAAAGGAATTAATCGGACATCTACGATCGAAACGAATGATGCGGCGAGGTAAGGCATCAACAACTGAAGGCCAGCCAAGAGGGCAAATTATTGATGCGGTATCGATAAAAGATCGACCTGCAGAGGTTGAGGATCGTGCAATACCTGGGCATTGGGAAGGTGATCTGATTACGGGGTCTAAAAACAGCCATATTGCTACTCTAGTTGAACGTCGGTCACGATTTGTGTTGCTGGTTCAAGTTGATGGCAAAGATACGACGAATGTTGTGAATGCATTAATTCGTCAGGTACAGCAACTTCCTTCCGGCTTAATGGCTTCGTTGACATGGGATCGTGGTACTGAATTAGCTCAACATAAAAGATTTACTGTAGCCACCGATGTGGCAATGTATTTTTGCGATCCAAGAAGCCCTTGGCAGCGAGGAACCAATGAAAATACAAACCGATTATTAAGACAATATTTTCCCAAAGGGACCGATTTAAGCGGTTATAGTCAGCAAGACCTAGATGAGATTGCTTTAAAGCTTAATACGAGACCTAGAAAAACACTGGGCTACATGATGCCTGGTGATAAACTAAACGAATGCGTTGCAATGACCAGTTGAACTCACCAGTAATATATTAAATTCATATCGTTATCATTGTTTTGGGTTTTTTGGATTGGTCAATCTGGCACGAAGACAGAATAAGCGGGCACTTAAGCTTATTTTTGTAGTTAATCACAGATTCTACAACGATGGGACCTAGCTTAGAGCGAGTTAGTAATCGGCTATAAATTATTAAATGAGGAGGGGATAATATGAGTCAAGTAACGACAAGTAAAATATTTAATTGGCAAGTTGATGGATGCCATCTGTCAAGATTTGATATTACACCCAATAAGCCCGTTTCTTTACAAAAAGTCTTTCATGATGAAATTTCAATTATAGGCTTTTCCGGTGCCGTTTGGAAAAGTTGGCAAAACGGTCAAAGTTATCTTGAATCCCCGGATTGCCTTGTTTTGCGAGATGCTGGACAAATATTTTCCCTGGAAACGTCATTTATTAGTACAAGCGGAGCAATCTGTCGGGAAATAAAAATCAGTCCTCAGCTTCTTAAAGATTTATGCCAACAATTTCAGATCACTAAGTATGCTTTGGATTTTAAAAATCCAATTATTGAGAATCTGGTGTTACGCAATCAATTTGCTTATACACACAGTGTATTAGAAATCAGTGATTGTACCTTGGAAAAATCCAGTTGTCTGGCCTTGTTTTTGAGTAAACTTTCTCAGTATGTACCCGCTAATCATTACAGTTACCATCATCAATTAAATCCAGCCAAAATAAAAACGGTCATTGAATATTTACGAGCTGCCTACGGTAAAAATATCTCGCTGACAGAACTTTCAGAAATGACTGAAACTAATCCTTATGTGCTGTTGAGAAATTTTCAAAAAAGTTTAGGAATTACGCCACATGAATATCTGCAAGCTTATCGAATCATTCAAGCTAGAAAGTTGATTTCTACAGGAATTTCATTGACAGATGTTGCGATGCTGTGTGGCTTTTCTGATCAGAGCCATCTGACCCGAGTCTTTAAAAAGAAGGTGGGAGTTACTCCTGGCCAGTTTGTAACCATGTAATTCTGCTTTAATTTAGGCATCTTCTTCATTTGCCCTAGCAACGGACGTCCTCTTAATTTTTGGATTGTAAAATAAAGTCAATATCGTTCAAGACCTGTCAATTTTGTTCAAGACCTAGCATAGCAATCTTGATTAAATGTCTCTACTGAATAAGTTTCTGATGTTCCCTACAGTCTTATTCACTGAATAATCTTAGCATTTAATGTAAATTACAGGAGAGGAACATGTCCGCAGCAACCGAAAAATTGATTACCCCAGATAATTGCGTATTTTTATTTATCGATCACCAGCCGCAAATGGCTTTTGGTGTGACCAGTATTGATCGTCAGCTACTCAAGAACAATACGGTAGCAATGGCAAAGGCGGCCAAGCTTTTTAATATTCCAACTATTCTTACAGCAGTAGAAACAGAATCCTTTAGTGGTTATATCTGGCCTGAATTAATGGATGTTTTACAACAAGATCCCATTGAGCGCACCAGTATGAATAGTTGGGAAGACAACACATTTGTTGAGGCGGTTAAAAAGACAGGGCGGAAAAAATTAGTTATCGCAGCCCTGTGGACAGAAGCGTGCCTAATTTTTCCAACCATCTGCGCACTTGCCGAGGGTTATGAAGTCATCATGAATACAGATGCGTCAGGTGGTACTTCTGTAGAGGCACATAACGCAGCGATTAGACGCGGTGAACAACATGGAGCAGAGTCTATAACCTCTGTGCAAGTACTGCTCGAATTGCAACGGGATTGGAGCCGAAAAGAAACTTATGTAGGTACCACTGATATAGTGCGCGAACATTTTGGCGCTTATGGCATGGGTATCGATTACGCTGCCAGTAGGGTGCATGACTACGGTCAACGTGCAAAATATCCACATAAAATCATCAAATAACATACTTTGGGCAGAACGCCTTCCTATCTGAATGCTCTATCGCTGTAAACGATTGAGGGGAATTGCACATGAAACTGACCAATCCGGAAACCATTTTATTTAATGGGAAAATTACCACGCTGGATACCAATAAGCCCGAAGTGAGTGCGATTGCATTGGCGGCAGGAAAAGTTATTGCTATTGGTTCGGATGCAGAAATACAAACTCTAGCTATAGATTCTACCCGGGTAATTAACTTGCACGGTAAACGCGTATTGCCAGGCTTAAATGATTCTCACTTACATTTAATTCGCGGTGGTCTGAATTACAATTTGGAATTACGTTGGGAAGGTGTCGGCAGCATCGCAGACGCATTGGTCATGCTGCAACTACAAGCGGCAAGAACACCTGCTCCACAATGGGTGCGGGTGGTTGGCGGGTGGAGTGAGTTTCAATTTAAAGAAAGGCGCATGCCGACCTTGGCAGAGATCAATGCAGTATGTCCTGATACGCCAGTTTTCATCTTACACCTATATGATCGTGCCTTGCTGAATGCTGCTGCATTAAGAGCCGCAGGGATTAGTAAAGACACGCCCGATCCGGTTGGTGGAAAAGTGCAAAGAGATGCTAAGGGCAATCCTACAGGCATGCTGATTGCAGAGCCGAACGCCATGATTCTTTACTCTACTCTTGCTAAAGGCCCCAAGTTGCCGTTAAGCGATCAAATCAATTCAACGCGTCACTTTATGCGAGAGTTGAATCGCCTAGGGGTAACCAGTTGTATCGATGCCGGCGGTGGTTTTCAAAACTACCCGGAAGATTATCAAGTGATTGCACAATTGCATGCAGAAAATCAAATGACGGTGCGCATCGCTTATAACTTATTTACCCAAAACCCTGGAAATGAGTTGGCTGATTTTCAGCAATGGGCCGATATTGTCAAACCTTATAGCGGTGATAGTTATTTCAGGCATAACGGTGCGGGAGAAATGCTGGCTTTTTCTGCCGCTGATTTTGAAGATTTTCTGCAACCACGCCCTGATATGGCATTTGGTATGGAAAAAGAGCTTGGCGATGTAGTTAGGCTTCTGGTGGAAAAACGCTGGCCGTTCAGATTGCATGCGACCTACGATGAAACCATAGGTCGTGCTCTAGATGTATTTGAGTCTATTGATCAAGATACGCGTTTCGATAATTTGCGTTGGTTTTTCGATCATGCTGAAACAGTCAGTGAAAAAAATATGGCGCGCATTAAAAAATTGGGGGGTGGTATTGCCGTGCAACACCGTATGGCTTTTCAAGGAGAATATTTTGTAGAGCGTTACGGGAAAAAGGCGGCAGAACAAACTCCGCCCATACGCAAAATGTTGGAGTTGGGTATACCCGTCGGTGGCGGCACCGATGCCACCCGTGTCGCCAGTTTTAATCCATGGGTTTCTTTGTATTGGCTCATAACAGGTAAAACCGTCGGTGGGCTTAGCCTGTATGGTGAGAGCAACTGTCTGGAACGTGAAGAAGCTTTGCGTTTATGGACGGCAGGGAGCGCTTATAAATCTAACGAAGAAACGGTTAAAGGTACTTTATCCGTTGGCATGTATGCTGATTTGATCGTCATTTCGAGTGATTTTATGTCAATTGCCGATGAAGATATCAAAGCGATTACTTCAGTGCTGACCATTGTGGGAGGCAAGATCGTCTATGCCGCTGACGACTATAGTCAGTTTGATGCGCCGTTACCGCCGATAAGTCCTGATTGGTCGCCTGTGCAGTATTTTGGTGGTCATCAAACCCCCAATACCCATTATGCGCTGCAGGCAAATCCATGCTTGTCGCCAACATGTATTGTGCATGGTCAGCAAAGTCATGATGGTAAGCTTTCTCTCTGGTTGGGGCTTGATGGTCAGCAAAAACAATCGCAATTCGAAAATCCCTGGGCAATGGGGTGCGGGTGTTTTGCGTACTAATGATTTAATGGAGAACAACCATGAATACATTTTTGACATCAAGTGGCATTTCGATTTACTACAAAGATTGGGGATCGGGTGATCCTGTTGTGTTCAGTCACGGATGGCCTTTAAGTTCGGATGCTTGGGAATCCCAAATGCTGTTTCTGGCAGATAAGGGTTTTCGAGTAATCGGGCATGATAGGCGTGGGCATGGTAGATCCGAGCAGTCGTGGGAAGGTAACAACATGAATCAATATGCTGACGACCTAGCGGAATTAATCAATCATCTGGATTTGCAAAATATCATACTGGTTGGGCATTCTACGGGCGGTGGCGAAGTCGCGCGTTATATCGGGCGGCATGGTACCGCACGTGTCAGTAAAGCGGTATTAGTGGGAGCGGTGCCACCGTTGATGCTGAAGACCGCAGAAAATCCAGATGGAATGCCTGTTGTGGTTTTTGATGGGCTTCGTTCTGCATCTTTGGATAACAGAGCGCAATTATATAAAGATTTAGCGAGTGGACCCTTTTTTGGATTTAATCGTCCTGGGGTAAAAAAATCGCAAGGCGTGATTGATGCGTTTTGCATGCAAGGCATGATGGCTGGCCACAAAAATACTTACGATTGTATCAAAGCCTTTTCTGAAACTGATTTTACTGAGGATTTGAAAAAATTCGATATCCCCACTCTGATCATCCATGGGGATGACGACCAGATTGTGCCCATTTATGCCTCTGCCATACCCACCGCTAAATTGATCAAGAATTCAATATTAAAAATCTATCTGGGCGGCTCTCACGGTTTGGCCGATACCAGCAAAATGCAATTGAATGCAGACTTATTGGATTTTTTGCAATGAAATTAATAGATGCTGAGGCGTACACATCAAGTTGGTTAATCATACGGCTATTAATGTCGTCCATGTTTGTTGAGAGTGGTATCGACAAACTATTACATTGGAACGAATACCTTGCAGAAACCCTTATAAAAGGTATTCCGTTGCCAGGTTTGAGTTTGCCTTTGGTAATTGCTACAGAAATCATTGGTAGCGCAACATTGGTCAGTGGCATCTATATCAGGCCTGGCGCAATGATTCTGGTTGGTTACGTTTTTACTTTAAATATCGTCTACTTCGATTTTTGGCATCAGGATGGTATGGATGCCGTGATGGCGCGAAAAGAGTTTTTGAAAAATTTTGCAGTAGTTGCAGGGCTGTTACTGATTGCATTAGTGGCTAGAGATTCCAAGTCCAGATAAGTTACTTAAGCGAAGTCTGGGGTATATAAGAGATGCTCTAATTTAAAGAGATTGATATTTAAATTCGATGTCATCAAGCTGCAAGTTTAATGCAATGGCACCCATTTTAAACACTTAATAGCCAACGCTTCAAATGAGCTTATCCTAAAAAACAATCAACAAATTAATTTGTGGAGATTACCATGACAACATTACCTTCTATTACGATTAAAAGCCTGATTTTCAGTTTTTCCATATTATCAGTTTCTAGTGTATGGGCAGTGGAAACACCGGAAAAAATCTTTCAGGCATCACATGGACTGAAAGTATCGATCAAAGAAATCGGTCCGGTTACCCAAACCGCTGATTTACAAATTATTACTTTATTAAAACATCACTCAGATGGCGACAAATATATTGAAGCTATGCAAGATTTTAACGACAAGCAAGGTGGCCTCGTTGCAGCATTGCGGGAACGTGGCGAATTTATCGGTGAGTTAGGCGAAACTTTACTGTATACCCCGCCTAAGCATTCGATTAAGCCTAAAAAAGTGTTATTAATCGGTTTGGGTGATGAACAAGATTTGTCTCTGGAAAAACTTCGGGTTGCTGGTCGAATTGCCGTGCGCGAAGCGGTGCGATTGCAGGCAAAAAATGTATCTTTTGCACCCACCTTACGCGATCAGGGTAGCAGTTTAATCGAGGTTGGCGAGGGCGATGCTGCGGTAGTAGAGCAAGTGCTATTAGCCTACGACACGGAAAAACATTTGCAAAAGCTGGGATTGACGCCAAAATTTAGTATAGCCAGTTGGGTGATTGAAGCGGGCCCCAGCTATTTTGAGAGTGCAAATACCCATATCGATGCGATTATTCAACAGACTACTGAACAGTTAAAAAAGCGTGATACTCAGTCGTATTTAAAATAAGACTAGAGGGGCTAGGCTGGAATAGATTAATGGAAATTCGCCTATTTAGTTTGCTGATCTGGTTGGGGCTTTCCTCGGCGTGGGCTGGTGACGATGTGACTCCAATTGATCCTTTAACAGGCAAAGTGATGGTGGCGCCACAAGATTCCAGCCTGTCTGAATACGTAACTACCGGGCCGCCCAATCCCAATCCGCCACCCTATACCTTGTTGCGTTACACCGAGCGCTATACCTATCTTGCAGATCCATCCAAGCGCACGGATTTTTTTGATGCGTATAAATACATTTCACTGGATAAAGACAACCCGGAAAGCTA contains:
- a CDS encoding pirin family protein, translated to MIEVRPAQRRGTAQFDWLFSRHTFSFGHYYDPQQIGFSDLRVINDDIVQPGKGFGTHPHRDMEIFTYVIDGSLEHKDSMGTGSVIKAGDVQIMSAGKGIAHSEFNHSQTELVHFLQIWLVPDKKGVPPRYQQTHFSQAEKQGQLRLIISPDNTDGSLSVYQDVRVYAGCFDGEEHAQLALAENRYAYVHVVRGTLTVAGTLLMEGDGARIRHERLITLQQGQNAEVLVFDLRAQDQSEE
- a CDS encoding antibiotic biosynthesis monooxygenase, which translates into the protein MNELLQITPNNEQVFFVVRHRLKKGKTIHQQYESWLGKIVPIAASFTGHLGVQIVRPPEGHNEYLIVVRFASIHDLENWQQSQQRSQLINEIAPILDKDESLDIKTGIDYWFTPPTVGKHPRRWKQWLVTSSVIWPLTMYVPPVMEPFFLKLQPWFIKYPELEEFGFRQGVLAMVIVGLVVYAIMPVYVRLISKWFFKD
- a CDS encoding IS30 family transposase, which encodes MAQKGRPGLSAAQKVELWQRWKLGQSLSEIGRALGKHAGSVHTVLSAHGGIIPATRSRSARSLSLVEREEISRGLAAGESMRQIASKLARSPSTICREIARNGNKDQYRAIEADSKAWDQAQRPKPCRLATHSQLQIMVATKLGFDWSPEQIAGWLKHEYPNDINMHVSHETIYKSLYIQARGVLKKELIGHLRSKRMMRRGKASTTEGQPRGQIIDAVSIKDRPAEVEDRAIPGHWEGDLITGSKNSHIATLVERRSRFVLLVQVDGKDTTNVVNALIRQVQQLPSGLMASLTWDRGTELAQHKRFTVATDVAMYFCDPRSPWQRGTNENTNRLLRQYFPKGTDLSGYSQQDLDEIALKLNTRPRKTLGYMMPGDKLNECVAMTS
- a CDS encoding AraC family transcriptional regulator — protein: MSQVTTSKIFNWQVDGCHLSRFDITPNKPVSLQKVFHDEISIIGFSGAVWKSWQNGQSYLESPDCLVLRDAGQIFSLETSFISTSGAICREIKISPQLLKDLCQQFQITKYALDFKNPIIENLVLRNQFAYTHSVLEISDCTLEKSSCLALFLSKLSQYVPANHYSYHHQLNPAKIKTVIEYLRAAYGKNISLTELSEMTETNPYVLLRNFQKSLGITPHEYLQAYRIIQARKLISTGISLTDVAMLCGFSDQSHLTRVFKKKVGVTPGQFVTM
- a CDS encoding hydrolase, which encodes MSAATEKLITPDNCVFLFIDHQPQMAFGVTSIDRQLLKNNTVAMAKAAKLFNIPTILTAVETESFSGYIWPELMDVLQQDPIERTSMNSWEDNTFVEAVKKTGRKKLVIAALWTEACLIFPTICALAEGYEVIMNTDASGGTSVEAHNAAIRRGEQHGAESITSVQVLLELQRDWSRKETYVGTTDIVREHFGAYGMGIDYAASRVHDYGQRAKYPHKIIK
- a CDS encoding amidohydrolase — its product is MKLTNPETILFNGKITTLDTNKPEVSAIALAAGKVIAIGSDAEIQTLAIDSTRVINLHGKRVLPGLNDSHLHLIRGGLNYNLELRWEGVGSIADALVMLQLQAARTPAPQWVRVVGGWSEFQFKERRMPTLAEINAVCPDTPVFILHLYDRALLNAAALRAAGISKDTPDPVGGKVQRDAKGNPTGMLIAEPNAMILYSTLAKGPKLPLSDQINSTRHFMRELNRLGVTSCIDAGGGFQNYPEDYQVIAQLHAENQMTVRIAYNLFTQNPGNELADFQQWADIVKPYSGDSYFRHNGAGEMLAFSAADFEDFLQPRPDMAFGMEKELGDVVRLLVEKRWPFRLHATYDETIGRALDVFESIDQDTRFDNLRWFFDHAETVSEKNMARIKKLGGGIAVQHRMAFQGEYFVERYGKKAAEQTPPIRKMLELGIPVGGGTDATRVASFNPWVSLYWLITGKTVGGLSLYGESNCLEREEALRLWTAGSAYKSNEETVKGTLSVGMYADLIVISSDFMSIADEDIKAITSVLTIVGGKIVYAADDYSQFDAPLPPISPDWSPVQYFGGHQTPNTHYALQANPCLSPTCIVHGQQSHDGKLSLWLGLDGQQKQSQFENPWAMGCGCFAY
- a CDS encoding alpha/beta hydrolase, yielding MNTFLTSSGISIYYKDWGSGDPVVFSHGWPLSSDAWESQMLFLADKGFRVIGHDRRGHGRSEQSWEGNNMNQYADDLAELINHLDLQNIILVGHSTGGGEVARYIGRHGTARVSKAVLVGAVPPLMLKTAENPDGMPVVVFDGLRSASLDNRAQLYKDLASGPFFGFNRPGVKKSQGVIDAFCMQGMMAGHKNTYDCIKAFSETDFTEDLKKFDIPTLIIHGDDDQIVPIYASAIPTAKLIKNSILKIYLGGSHGLADTSKMQLNADLLDFLQ
- a CDS encoding DoxX family protein, which encodes MKLIDAEAYTSSWLIIRLLMSSMFVESGIDKLLHWNEYLAETLIKGIPLPGLSLPLVIATEIIGSATLVSGIYIRPGAMILVGYVFTLNIVYFDFWHQDGMDAVMARKEFLKNFAVVAGLLLIALVARDSKSR
- a CDS encoding M17 family peptidase N-terminal domain-containing protein; translated protein: MTTLPSITIKSLIFSFSILSVSSVWAVETPEKIFQASHGLKVSIKEIGPVTQTADLQIITLLKHHSDGDKYIEAMQDFNDKQGGLVAALRERGEFIGELGETLLYTPPKHSIKPKKVLLIGLGDEQDLSLEKLRVAGRIAVREAVRLQAKNVSFAPTLRDQGSSLIEVGEGDAAVVEQVLLAYDTEKHLQKLGLTPKFSIASWVIEAGPSYFESANTHIDAIIQQTTEQLKKRDTQSYLK